AGAGCAGCTTCGTCAGCGAGCGCGAGAACGTCGACGAGGACATCTGCGCGCTGGGCCAGGGCCCGCATGCGGTCGAGGTCGACCTGATGCAGCCGCTGGACCCGGAGAAGAAGCCGGCGGTGCACATGACGCCGCTGAACCACGTGGGCCTGTGGGTCGACGACCTGAAGCAGGCGGTCGAATGGATGACAGCCAACGGCGTGCGCTTCGCGCCGGGCGGCATCCGCGCGGGCGCCGCGGGCCACGACATCTGCTTCATCCACCCCAAGTCGAACGATCAGTTCCCGATCGCCGGCGAGGGCGTGCTGATCGAGCTGGTGCAGGCGCCGCCGGATGTGATCGCGGCGCTGGGCTGAGGCATCTCTAAGCCGAAGTTCCCCGTCGACATGACCCCGTTTTGGGCATCAGTCTCCTCGTAGGAGACGGATTTCTATCGCCAATTCGCCTCCAAAACGTAGGCATGTCTTTTGGCTTGACATATGCATGAATGTCGCCTATTGATGTAGGCATGCATATTCACGTCGTGCCGAATCGCGGATCGCCACCCACCGTGCTGCTGCGCGAGTCCTACCGCGAGGGCGACAAGGTCCGCAAACGAACGCTGGCCAATCTTTCCGACCTGTCGTCCGAGCAGATCGAAGCCATTCGCGCTGCACTGCGCGGCGAGGCCTTGCAGCCCGTCGCGCAGTCGTTGGAGATCACGGCTTCGCGTGCGCATGGTCACGTGCAGGCCGTGACGCTTGCGATGCAGCGTCTGGGATTCGCCTCGCTCGTGGCCTCCAAGCCATCCCATGAGCGCGACCTCGTGCTGGCCATGGTGGCTGCGCGCATCGTGGCGCCGAACACGAAGCTGGCCACGACACGCTGGTGGCACACCTGTACGTTGGCCGCGGACTTCGGCGTGGCCGATTCCGATGAGGACAACCTGTATGCCGCCATGGACTGGCTGCTGGCGCGCCAGGATTCGATCCAGGCGAAGCTTGCCGCGCGTCATTTGAGCGACGGCGGCCTGGT
The Candidatus Limnocylindrales bacterium genome window above contains:
- a CDS encoding VOC family protein, with the translated sequence MSTGPRPFRILGIQQIAIGGPDKQRLKSLWVDVLGLAVKSSFVSERENVDEDICALGQGPHAVEVDLMQPLDPEKKPAVHMTPLNHVGLWVDDLKQAVEWMTANGVRFAPGGIRAGAAGHDICFIHPKSNDQFPIAGEGVLIELVQAPPDVIAALG